One window of the Megalops cyprinoides isolate fMegCyp1 chromosome 2, fMegCyp1.pri, whole genome shotgun sequence genome contains the following:
- the LOC118773458 gene encoding nuclease EXOG, mitochondrial-like isoform X2, which translates to MRVKLKTLRFLGGFVCGAAVSTASCVAVINLYKQDIPDNTDEKDPSGGAIGRYGFPLTGAEIRRYANHTLSYDQAKKTPRWVAEHISSQKLLGKAERKHCKFRPDPSVPQLFTAHNEDYLGSGWSRGHMAPAGDNKFSEQAMAETFYLSNIVPQNYENNAGFWNRLEMYCRELTKRFEDVWIITGPLVLPVVGADGKKNVSYKVIGKDDVAVPTHLFKVILAQRRGFQSPTLALGAFVVPNQPISFDHPLTEFQVSLTDLERMSGLTFFPKVDRVQSVRNLCELDSCSLMNFKEFTLYITSRKVGSARTTASLEKAMAELKEASISPDSYLLKLYAEKKNELAAKESQVDKTGR; encoded by the exons ATGAGGGTAAAGCTTAAAACACTTCGCTTCCTTGGTGGTTTTGTTTGTGGGGCAGCTGTAAGCACTGCATCATGTGTCGCAGTGATAAATCTTTACAAGCAGGATATTCCGGataacactgatgaaaaag ATCCATCTGGGGGAGCTATAGGACGGTATGGCTTCCCCTTGACAGGTGCTGAAATAAGACGCTACGCCAACCATACACTGTCATATGACCAGGCCAAAAAAACACCAAGATGGGTTGCAGAGCATATCTCCAGTCAAAAACTGTTGG GTAAAGCGGAAAGAAAACATTGCAAATTCAGGCCAGATCCTAGTGTCCCTCAGCTCTTCACAGCGCACAATGAGGATTACCTTGGGAGCGGCTGGTCCAGAGGCCACATGGCCCCTGCGGGGGATAACAAATTCTCTGAG CAAGCAATGGCGGAGACGTTTTACCTGTCGAACATTGTGCCACAGAATTATGAAAACAATGCTGGTTTCTGGAACAG gcTGGAAATGTACTGCAGAGAGCTGACAAAAAGATTTGAAGATGTGTGGATCATTACAGGACCGCTGGTACTGCCTGTagtgggggctgatgggaagaaGAATGTCTCCTACAAG GTTATAGGGAAAGACGATGTggctgtccccacccacctcttTAAAGTCATCCTGGCCCAGAGGAGGGGTTTCCAGTCACCAACGCTGGCTTTAGGCGCCTTTGTGGTCCCAAACCAGCCCATCAGTTTCGATCACCCCCTGACCGAGTTCCAGGTCAGCTTGACGGACCTGGAGAGGATGTCAGGGCTCACCTTCTTCCCCAAAGTGGACCGTGTTCAGAGTGTCAGGAACCTCTGCGAGCTGGACTCCTGCAGTCTAATGAACTTTAAGGAGTTCACCCTTTACATAACGAGCCGCAAGGTGGGTAGTGCCAGGACTACTGCTAGCCTGGAGAAGGCAATGGCGGAACTGAAGGAGGCCAGCATTTCCCCAGATAGCTACCTGCTCAAACTCTACGCGGAGAAGAAGAACGAACTTGCGGCCAAAGAGAGTCAAGTGGACAAGACAGGGCGTTAA
- the LOC118773458 gene encoding nuclease EXOG, mitochondrial-like isoform X1 — MRVKLKTLRFLGGFVCGAAVSTASCVAVINLYKQDIPDNTDEKEDPSGGAIGRYGFPLTGAEIRRYANHTLSYDQAKKTPRWVAEHISSQKLLGKAERKHCKFRPDPSVPQLFTAHNEDYLGSGWSRGHMAPAGDNKFSEQAMAETFYLSNIVPQNYENNAGFWNRLEMYCRELTKRFEDVWIITGPLVLPVVGADGKKNVSYKVIGKDDVAVPTHLFKVILAQRRGFQSPTLALGAFVVPNQPISFDHPLTEFQVSLTDLERMSGLTFFPKVDRVQSVRNLCELDSCSLMNFKEFTLYITSRKVGSARTTASLEKAMAELKEASISPDSYLLKLYAEKKNELAAKESQVDKTGR, encoded by the exons ATGAGGGTAAAGCTTAAAACACTTCGCTTCCTTGGTGGTTTTGTTTGTGGGGCAGCTGTAAGCACTGCATCATGTGTCGCAGTGATAAATCTTTACAAGCAGGATATTCCGGataacactgatgaaaaag AAGATCCATCTGGGGGAGCTATAGGACGGTATGGCTTCCCCTTGACAGGTGCTGAAATAAGACGCTACGCCAACCATACACTGTCATATGACCAGGCCAAAAAAACACCAAGATGGGTTGCAGAGCATATCTCCAGTCAAAAACTGTTGG GTAAAGCGGAAAGAAAACATTGCAAATTCAGGCCAGATCCTAGTGTCCCTCAGCTCTTCACAGCGCACAATGAGGATTACCTTGGGAGCGGCTGGTCCAGAGGCCACATGGCCCCTGCGGGGGATAACAAATTCTCTGAG CAAGCAATGGCGGAGACGTTTTACCTGTCGAACATTGTGCCACAGAATTATGAAAACAATGCTGGTTTCTGGAACAG gcTGGAAATGTACTGCAGAGAGCTGACAAAAAGATTTGAAGATGTGTGGATCATTACAGGACCGCTGGTACTGCCTGTagtgggggctgatgggaagaaGAATGTCTCCTACAAG GTTATAGGGAAAGACGATGTggctgtccccacccacctcttTAAAGTCATCCTGGCCCAGAGGAGGGGTTTCCAGTCACCAACGCTGGCTTTAGGCGCCTTTGTGGTCCCAAACCAGCCCATCAGTTTCGATCACCCCCTGACCGAGTTCCAGGTCAGCTTGACGGACCTGGAGAGGATGTCAGGGCTCACCTTCTTCCCCAAAGTGGACCGTGTTCAGAGTGTCAGGAACCTCTGCGAGCTGGACTCCTGCAGTCTAATGAACTTTAAGGAGTTCACCCTTTACATAACGAGCCGCAAGGTGGGTAGTGCCAGGACTACTGCTAGCCTGGAGAAGGCAATGGCGGAACTGAAGGAGGCCAGCATTTCCCCAGATAGCTACCTGCTCAAACTCTACGCGGAGAAGAAGAACGAACTTGCGGCCAAAGAGAGTCAAGTGGACAAGACAGGGCGTTAA